Proteins encoded together in one Camelina sativa cultivar DH55 chromosome 9, Cs, whole genome shotgun sequence window:
- the LOC104715734 gene encoding uncharacterized protein LOC104715734 encodes MFDVEFSYLPTEVKVDCPPVVVTNDRGMKNFLAYLKKINMIRLCVTFKRVVDEGDRSKVQFDLNKFPVDSSDGCNVEVDVGKSVGVISRNSPKPTNDVLEKHTDANLVDAAGFKLEDSMVKKGEYFSSKEALQATMEMYAMKYNCDYRITKSDKRWWCIRCIDSVCNWRLRAECLQASTYFKINKFVGNHTCAPSKKNSFCRTPSARTIGHLIKQSYEGVKEGPKPNDIVNIIRSRYGCELTYHQAWESREYAVNEVRGIPEKSYAKIPKYLHMLQEANPGTFTNYEIDFDGRFKYLFISFGQSTRGFYKSMRKVIVVDGTFLKNKYKGVLLVATAVDGNSNLYPIAFGIADSENDYRHTSIAKSIGNIYPLAKHGICIHHLLSNVITYHKGRGVAEEADVTKWARCHFPGYRYDINTNNAAESINAALRTPREYPIIPLLDSIREMMTRWFYESRELSAKHKDPLTVEVEKKISRRIEKGKFMNGYLMSRSQIQVKGNGVDYIVDLERRTCSCGKFSIQKLPCRHAIKGAFDIGKDLYPYADDVYTTTAWRSQYEETVNPIGVPEEEWRVPQHVEDAKVASGLCFTAAAL; translated from the exons atgtttgatgtggaattcagtTATCTACCCACAGAGGTTAAAGTTGATTGTCCTCCTGTTGTTGTGACAAATGATAGAGGTATGAAaaattttcttgcatatctgaaaaagataaacatgattCGGTTGTGTGTTACTTTCAAAAGAGTAGTTGATGAAGGTGATAGGAGTAAAGTCCAGTTCGATCTGAATAAGTTCCCAGTTGATAGTAGCGATGGTTGTAATGTGGAAGTTGATGTGGGAAAATCAGTAGGTGTTATTTCAAGGAATTCACCAAAGCCGACTAATGATGTATTAGAAAAGCATACTGATGCTAATCTTGTTGATGCTGCTGGTTTTaagttggaagattcaatggtaAAAAAGGGTGAATATTTCAGCAGTAAGGAAGCTTTACAGGCTACTAtggaaatgtatgcaatgaaaTATAACTGCGACTACAGgattacaaaatctgataagAGATGGTGGTGTATACGCTGCATTGATAGTGTTTGTAATTGGCGTCTCCGGGCTGAGTGTTTACAAGCgtctacatatttcaaaatcaacaagtttgtgggtaACCATACATGTGccccttcaaaaaaaaactcattttgtaGGACTCCATCTGCAAGAACAATTGGACATCTCATTAAGCAAAGCTATGAGGGTGTGAAGGAAGGTCCTAAACCGAATGATATAGTTAATATTATTCGTTCAAGGTACGGCTGCGAGCTAACATATCACCAAGCTTGGGAGTCTCGGGAGTATGCAGTTAACGAAGTTAGAGGAATTCCTGAGAAAAGTTATGCTAAGATTCCAAAATACTTGCACATGCTACAAGAAGCGAATCCTGGTACGTTCACGAATTATGAAATTGACTTTGATGGAAGatttaaatatctatttatttcttttggtcaatcAACAAGAGGGTTCTACAAGTCAATGCGGAAAGTGATAGTAGTTGATGgtacatttttgaagaataaatacaAAGGGGTTCTCCTAGTTGCTACAGCTGTAGATGGTAACTCCAATTTGTATCCAATCGCATTTGGaattgctgattctgagaatgatt ATAGACATACATCGATTGCTAAATCAATTGGAAACATCTATCCATTGGCTAAACATGGTATTTGCATCCACCACTTGCTTAGCAATGTGATAACATATCATAAGGGAAGAGGTGTCGCTG AGGAAGCCGATGTGACAAAATGGGCTCGCTGTCATTTTCCGGGTTATAGGTATGATATTAACACCAACAATGCAGCTGAATCAATTAATGCTGCTTTGAGGACACCCAGAGAGTATCCAATAATTCCTTTGTTAGACAGCATCAGAGAAATGATGACACGCTGGTTTTATGAGAGTAGAGAGTTAAGTGCAAAGCATAAAGATCCTTTAACTGTTGAGGTggagaaaaagatttcaagaagaatagagaaaggTAAATTCATGAACGGTTATTTGATGAGCAGATCGCAGATCCAGGTTAAAGGTAATGGAGTAGACTACATTGTTGACTTAGAAAGAAGGACTTGTTCATGTGGAAAGTTCAGCATCCAAAAACTCCCTTGTAGACATGCTATAAAAGGAGCTTTTGATATAGGCAAGGATCTATATCCTTATGCTGATGATGTGTATACCACTACTGCATGGAGATCGCAATATGAGGAAACTGTTAATCCAATAGGTGTTCCTGAAGAAGAATGGCGAGTCCCACAGCATgttgaagatgcaaaa GTAGCTTCTGGGTTGTGTTTCACGGCAGCTGCTTTGTGA
- the LOC104712337 gene encoding putative transcription factor bHLH107, with product MQPEISDHIFYSFLTGGLCASSSTTSTTTTSSFYPFTIEDTISQEKALAAQRNHKEAERRRRERINSHLNKLRKLLSCNSKTDKATLLAKVVQRVKELKQETLEITDETLPSETDEISVLNSEDSSSYNEDGRIIFKVSFSCEDRPDLLQDLMETLESLQMETIFADLTTVGGRSRNVLVVAADKEHHGVESVQFLQNALKSLLERSSKSVMMGHGGGGGERLKRRRALDHIIMV from the exons atgcagcCAGAGATTTCAGATCACATATTCTATTCCTTCCTCACCGGAGGATTATGTGCCTCGTCGTCAACTACTTCCACCACCACAACGTCGTCGTTTTACCCTTTTACCATCGAAGACACGATTTCTCAAGAAAAAGCTCTTGCTGCTCAAAGGAACCACAAAGAAGCTGAACGAAGGAGACGAGAAAGAATCAATTCCCATCTCAACAAGCTCCGCAAGTTACTCTCTTGTAACTCCAAG ACAGACAAAGCCACGCTATTAGCAAAAGTGGTTCAACGAGTCAAAGAACTAAAACAAGAAACCCTAGAGATCACTGACGAAACATTACCGTCAGAGACAGACGAAATCAGCGTACTCAACTCTGAAGATTCTTCTAGTTATAACGAAGACGGCCGGATCATCTTCAAGGTATCGTTTAGCTGCGAGGATAGGCCAGATCTCTTGCAAGATCTCATGGAGACACTCGAATCTCTTCAGATGGAAACTATCTTTGCTGATTTGACAACTGTCGGTGGTAGATCAAGAAACGTTCTCGTTGTGGCCGCCGACAAAGAGCATCACGGCGTCGAGTCGGTTCAGTTTCTACAGAACGCACTCAAGTCTTTGCTCGAACGGTCAAGCAAGTCGGTGATGATGGGacatggtggtggtgggggagaAAGGTTAAAACGACGTCGGGCACTGGATCACATCATAATGGTGTGA